One genomic window of Haloarcula limicola includes the following:
- the artA gene encoding archaeosortase A: MRPPLLQSTVSFGGLSFDPLVWSEPLMWLVLAAFLGSAVLLRYDESWARRVAVAGWGLFGLFWLVLIPHFTLTQKSLVEGVGSLAAVPLSLYAGYLLWNGRDSLFALTRAVGVMGIVYVPFLTIGPLRQWLVEVVTDQTAFLMSLTGIDPLVVDGYSHNGIEIATKQYPYESTFWFDHEAGPITYNILLACTGMGSISIFAGGILAVDAPWRRKLRALALTVSLIYVLNLFRNVFIAIMFGQQRMQWFEGTIMSLFGLSDPRMVSYYIADRMLAQFGSVVALVVITWFLVRELPEITVLVEDLLYLVTGTEYDLSSAFDIERETGEAVTRPSDD; the protein is encoded by the coding sequence ATGAGGCCTCCGCTCTTGCAGTCCACCGTGAGCTTCGGCGGACTGTCCTTCGACCCGCTCGTGTGGTCGGAACCGCTGATGTGGCTGGTGCTGGCGGCGTTTCTCGGCAGCGCCGTGCTCCTCCGCTACGACGAGTCGTGGGCGCGTCGCGTCGCGGTCGCGGGCTGGGGGCTGTTCGGCCTGTTCTGGCTGGTGCTCATCCCGCACTTCACGCTAACCCAGAAGAGCCTCGTCGAGGGGGTCGGCAGTCTCGCGGCGGTCCCGCTCTCGCTGTACGCGGGGTATCTCCTCTGGAACGGCCGCGACTCGCTGTTCGCGCTGACGCGCGCCGTCGGCGTGATGGGGATCGTCTATGTCCCTTTCCTCACCATCGGGCCGCTCAGACAGTGGTTGGTCGAGGTCGTGACCGACCAGACGGCGTTTCTGATGTCGCTGACGGGGATCGATCCGCTGGTCGTCGACGGCTATTCGCACAACGGCATCGAGATCGCGACGAAGCAGTACCCCTACGAGAGCACGTTCTGGTTCGATCACGAGGCCGGTCCGATCACGTACAACATCCTGCTGGCGTGTACGGGGATGGGGAGCATCTCCATCTTCGCGGGCGGCATCCTCGCGGTAGACGCGCCGTGGCGGCGGAAACTGCGCGCGCTGGCGCTGACCGTCTCGCTCATCTACGTCCTGAACCTGTTTCGGAACGTCTTCATCGCGATCATGTTCGGCCAGCAGCGGATGCAGTGGTTCGAGGGGACGATCATGTCGCTGTTCGGCCTGAGCGACCCGCGGATGGTGTCGTACTACATCGCCGACCGCATGCTGGCGCAGTTCGGCTCGGTCGTCGCGCTCGTCGTCATCACGTGGTTCCTCGTCCGTGAGCTGCCGGAGATAACCGTCCTCGTCGAGGACCTGCTGTATCTCGTGACCGGGACGGAGTACGACCTATCCAGCGCGTTCGACATCGAGCGCGAGACCGGCGAGGCCGTGACTCGGCCGAGCGACGACTAA
- a CDS encoding branched-chain amino acid ABC transporter permease — MSAETDDSGVLRSILPPEQVDRAFETCDNHGWKLLVAGAVVGVLPPLLGLEAGYFMTVLTEMYLFGVLALSWDIVGGQTGYPSFGNMAFFGIGAYTTAILTKDFAVAFPLAFLSAGVVATAFALIIGLIVLRLRGHYFAIATLGVLLAAQQVSRNLSITGGASGKILLQTPPGEVFYYVFLGILVLEAAVIYYLSSTRFGFVLNAIRDDEAKATAMGFNTTYYKTAAWGLAALFTGAAGGAYGLFNTFINPQTAYNAAWNVELIAMALLGGSGTVVGPIIGAFGLHTVIEIVESYAVGWQLVLLGLAIIGTVIAIPEGIVGALREYASEMDYYERGGMAATDETDAEPSDDGAPTGGDPQ; from the coding sequence ATGAGCGCCGAGACCGACGACTCCGGCGTGCTCCGCTCGATCCTTCCGCCCGAACAGGTCGATCGGGCCTTCGAAACCTGCGATAATCACGGGTGGAAGCTGTTGGTGGCAGGCGCCGTCGTCGGCGTGCTGCCGCCGCTACTCGGTCTGGAGGCCGGCTACTTCATGACGGTCCTCACCGAGATGTATCTGTTCGGCGTCCTCGCCCTGTCGTGGGACATCGTCGGCGGGCAGACGGGGTATCCGAGCTTCGGGAACATGGCCTTCTTCGGTATCGGCGCGTACACGACGGCGATACTGACGAAGGACTTCGCCGTCGCGTTCCCCCTCGCCTTCCTCAGCGCCGGGGTCGTGGCGACCGCGTTCGCGCTCATCATCGGACTCATCGTGCTGCGACTGCGCGGCCACTACTTCGCCATCGCGACGCTGGGAGTCCTGCTGGCCGCTCAGCAGGTGTCTCGGAACCTCAGCATCACCGGGGGCGCGAGCGGGAAGATCCTGCTCCAGACGCCGCCGGGAGAAGTCTTCTACTACGTGTTCCTCGGCATCCTCGTCCTCGAGGCGGCCGTCATCTACTACCTCTCGAGCACCCGGTTCGGCTTCGTGCTCAACGCGATTCGCGACGACGAGGCCAAGGCGACGGCGATGGGGTTCAACACCACGTACTACAAGACGGCCGCGTGGGGGCTGGCGGCGCTGTTCACCGGCGCTGCCGGCGGCGCGTACGGATTGTTCAACACGTTCATCAACCCACAGACGGCGTACAACGCGGCCTGGAACGTCGAGCTCATCGCGATGGCGCTGCTGGGTGGCTCCGGGACCGTCGTCGGCCCGATCATCGGCGCGTTCGGACTCCACACGGTCATCGAGATCGTCGAGTCCTACGCCGTCGGCTGGCAACTCGTCCTGCTTGGACTGGCGATAATCGGAACCGTCATCGCGATCCCGGAGGGGATCGTCGGCGCGCTCAGAGAGTACGCCAGCGAGATGGACTACTACGAGCGGGGCGGGATGGCCGCGACCGACGAGACCGACGCCGAGCCGTCCGACGACGGCGCGCCGACCGGGGGTGATCCCCAGTGA
- a CDS encoding ABC transporter ATP-binding protein gives MATSDTDTTTTTDPILSMDDVTSGYGNTTVLHDVSIAIEEEDVACLIGPNGSGKSTLMKSIYGFADVQSGTVTFRDEDITGRSPQENLRNRISYVLQDASVFPNMTVQENMLMGGYVFDDDEQAAERAETLYDEFPVLGDIRQQKAGTLSGGQRRLLELARALMVDPDLMLLDEPSIGLEPRFIDDVFERIEQLNDLGTTILLVEQNAEKGLSVADRGFVLASGEIKFTGTGTELLNNEEVGRLYLGG, from the coding sequence ATGGCGACGTCAGACACCGATACCACGACGACTACGGACCCGATACTCTCGATGGACGACGTGACGTCGGGCTACGGCAACACGACCGTCCTCCACGACGTCAGCATCGCCATCGAAGAGGAGGACGTAGCGTGTCTCATCGGCCCCAACGGGTCGGGGAAGTCGACGCTGATGAAGAGCATCTACGGCTTCGCCGACGTGCAGTCGGGGACCGTCACCTTCCGCGACGAGGACATCACGGGCCGGTCGCCACAGGAGAACCTCAGGAACCGGATAAGCTACGTCCTGCAGGACGCCAGCGTGTTCCCGAACATGACCGTTCAGGAGAACATGCTGATGGGCGGTTACGTCTTCGACGACGACGAACAGGCCGCAGAGCGTGCCGAGACGCTGTACGACGAGTTCCCGGTGCTCGGCGACATCCGCCAGCAGAAGGCCGGGACGCTCTCGGGCGGCCAGCGCCGCTTGCTCGAACTCGCCCGCGCGCTCATGGTCGATCCGGATCTGATGCTGCTCGACGAACCGTCCATCGGTCTCGAACCGCGATTTATCGACGACGTGTTCGAGCGCATCGAGCAGCTGAACGACCTGGGGACCACGATCCTGCTGGTCGAACAGAACGCCGAGAAGGGGCTCTCGGTCGCCGACCGCGGGTTCGTCCTCGCCAGCGGCGAGATAAAGTTCACCGGTACGGGTACCGAACTCCTCAACAACGAGGAGGTCGGTCGGCTCTACCTCGGCGGCTGA
- a CDS encoding amino acid ABC transporter substrate-binding protein: MTQGHNRRNFIKAAGSAGVIGLTGLAGCSGDGGDGGGDGGDGGSGNGSDGGSTGGSGGGSDVITLGGSMSLSGDNADLGKLYKDAYELTIQRINESGGVEAGDGNTYELEMVLRDDGTDASTSKSIYQELIDRENINYLLGPYSSTVTLPASAVAAQNQVPMVEGGGASPEIFSQGNEWIFGLLPTANKYAKSYLDMCMAQQPAPKSVAILAEDGTFSQATAEGARQKIESSDLSLDVDQTFPSSTSDLSTALGKVRDQDVDVLLLCAHQKHNIILANQMQSQNVNVDAAMGTVGSLNESFINEVGSNGNYLYGPSSWAVNADFEDPVFGSTSEFVSAIEENYDYTPDYHSAAGEAVILTFMNAFKQVDELGPKAVRDRIRNSDFMSAYGNVAFDENGVIDKNMLVYQWKPEKDLQIVYPDNVAQSDPVYPMPDWSER; this comes from the coding sequence ATGACCCAAGGGCACAACAGGCGGAACTTCATCAAGGCGGCGGGTAGCGCAGGAGTTATCGGACTGACCGGACTCGCGGGTTGTTCCGGTGATGGCGGCGACGGTGGCGGCGATGGCGGTGACGGAGGAAGCGGGAACGGGAGCGACGGCGGCTCGACCGGCGGCAGCGGGGGCGGTTCGGACGTGATCACGCTGGGCGGGTCGATGAGCCTCTCCGGTGACAACGCCGACCTCGGTAAGCTGTATAAGGACGCGTACGAACTCACCATCCAGCGTATCAACGAATCCGGTGGCGTCGAGGCCGGCGACGGGAACACGTACGAACTGGAGATGGTACTGCGGGACGACGGGACCGACGCCTCCACGTCGAAGTCCATCTATCAGGAACTCATCGACAGGGAGAACATCAACTACCTGCTGGGACCGTACTCCAGTACGGTGACGCTCCCGGCGAGCGCCGTCGCGGCCCAGAATCAGGTGCCGATGGTCGAGGGCGGCGGCGCGAGTCCGGAGATCTTCAGCCAGGGCAACGAGTGGATCTTCGGCCTGCTGCCGACGGCCAACAAGTACGCCAAGAGCTACCTCGACATGTGTATGGCCCAGCAACCGGCGCCGAAGTCGGTGGCTATCCTCGCCGAAGACGGGACCTTCAGCCAGGCCACCGCGGAGGGGGCCCGGCAGAAGATAGAGAGCTCCGACCTGTCGCTCGACGTCGACCAGACGTTCCCCTCCAGTACGTCCGACCTCTCGACGGCCCTCGGAAAGGTCCGCGATCAGGACGTCGACGTCCTCCTGCTGTGTGCCCACCAGAAGCACAACATCATCCTGGCCAACCAGATGCAAAGTCAGAACGTCAACGTCGACGCGGCGATGGGGACGGTCGGCAGCCTCAACGAGTCGTTCATCAACGAGGTCGGGAGCAACGGGAACTACCTCTACGGCCCCTCGTCGTGGGCGGTCAACGCCGACTTCGAGGACCCCGTGTTCGGGAGCACGTCCGAGTTCGTCTCGGCCATCGAGGAGAACTACGACTACACGCCGGACTACCACAGCGCGGCCGGCGAGGCGGTCATCCTGACGTTCATGAACGCGTTCAAGCAGGTCGACGAACTGGGTCCCAAGGCGGTCCGCGACCGGATCCGCAACTCCGACTTCATGTCGGCGTACGGTAACGTCGCCTTCGACGAGAACGGCGTCATCGACAAGAACATGCTCGTCTACCAGTGGAAACCGGAGAAGGACCTGCAGATCGTCTACCCCGACAACGTCGCACAGTCCGACCCGGTCTATCCGATGCCGGACTGGAGCGAACGGTAG
- the dph5 gene encoding diphthine synthase — protein MLTFVGLGLYDERSVTIAGRDAIREADRVFAEFYTSRLVGTDLESLEAFHETAIEVRDRAGIERDPEPILDAAEREDVAFLTAGDTMVSTTHTDLRLRAEERGVETRVVHGTTAQTAAASLTGLQNYRFGKATTLPFERAHGGDGVPDSVVRTIEDNRSRDLHTLVYLDIKVDDPHWDDGDDTYMTADHAATLLAEEFPETLAVVVARAGSPDPVVAAGTLSELADSSFGDPLHLLVIPAELHPIEEETLDAIADA, from the coding sequence ATGCTCACCTTCGTCGGTCTCGGTCTCTACGACGAGCGGTCGGTCACCATCGCCGGACGCGACGCTATTCGGGAAGCGGACCGCGTGTTCGCGGAGTTCTACACGAGCCGCCTCGTCGGCACTGACCTCGAATCGCTCGAAGCCTTCCACGAGACGGCCATCGAGGTCCGCGACCGCGCCGGCATCGAACGGGACCCCGAACCGATCCTCGACGCCGCCGAGCGCGAGGACGTGGCGTTCCTGACCGCCGGCGACACGATGGTCTCGACGACCCACACGGACCTCCGCCTTCGCGCCGAAGAACGCGGCGTAGAGACGCGCGTCGTCCACGGCACGACCGCACAGACCGCCGCGGCGTCGCTGACCGGCCTGCAGAACTACCGCTTCGGGAAGGCGACGACCCTTCCCTTCGAACGCGCCCACGGCGGCGACGGCGTCCCCGACAGCGTCGTTCGGACCATCGAAGACAACCGCTCGCGCGACCTCCACACCCTCGTCTATCTGGATATCAAGGTCGACGACCCGCACTGGGACGACGGCGACGACACGTACATGACCGCCGACCACGCGGCGACGCTGCTCGCCGAGGAGTTCCCGGAGACGCTCGCTGTCGTGGTCGCCCGCGCCGGGAGTCCGGACCCGGTCGTCGCCGCCGGAACGCTCTCGGAACTCGCGGACAGTTCGTTCGGTGACCCCCTCCATCTGCTCGTGATCCCGGCCGAGCTCCATCCGATCGAAGAAGAGACGTTAGACGCGATCGCCGACGCTTAG
- a CDS encoding ABC transporter ATP-binding protein, producing MSEAADAATTDPSGERAVLRTDGVTKRFGGLTAVDDVDVEVSEGEIVGLIGPNGAGKSTLFNCITGTLDADEGHVYLRDEEVTDWPEYKIARAGLGRMFQETRIFGDMTVRKNLLLAAQEGGDDVSSLLRRPDDSLVGRADELLAYVDLDGLADVRAGRLSFGQQKLIEFSMALMADPEILLMDEPAGGINPSMIGNLIEYIRTANVDEEATIFLIEHNMDFVMEIADRIYVLAHGERIAEGTPEEIQNDQRVLDAYLGRE from the coding sequence GTGAGCGAAGCCGCCGACGCCGCGACGACGGACCCGTCCGGCGAACGGGCAGTCCTTCGGACTGACGGCGTCACCAAGCGCTTCGGCGGGCTCACCGCCGTCGACGACGTCGACGTCGAAGTGTCCGAGGGAGAGATCGTCGGGCTCATCGGACCGAACGGAGCCGGCAAGTCCACGCTGTTCAACTGCATCACCGGCACGCTGGACGCCGACGAGGGCCACGTCTATCTGCGGGACGAGGAGGTCACCGACTGGCCGGAGTACAAGATCGCCCGCGCCGGTCTCGGACGCATGTTCCAGGAGACGCGCATCTTCGGCGATATGACCGTTCGGAAGAACCTGCTGTTGGCCGCACAGGAGGGCGGCGACGACGTGAGCAGCCTCCTTCGCCGTCCCGACGACTCGCTGGTCGGCCGGGCCGACGAACTGCTCGCGTACGTCGACTTAGACGGCCTCGCCGACGTGCGGGCCGGTCGCCTGAGCTTCGGCCAGCAGAAACTCATCGAGTTCTCGATGGCGCTGATGGCCGACCCGGAGATACTGCTGATGGACGAGCCGGCCGGCGGCATCAACCCCTCGATGATCGGGAACCTCATCGAGTACATCCGCACCGCGAACGTCGACGAAGAGGCGACGATCTTCCTCATCGAACACAACATGGACTTCGTGATGGAGATCGCCGACCGCATCTACGTGCTGGCCCATGGCGAGCGCATCGCCGAGGGCACGCCCGAAGAGATTCAGAACGACCAACGCGTCCTCGACGCATATCTCGGGAGGGAATGA
- a CDS encoding tRNA-guanine transglycosylase, which yields MVEYFIEWAPNPDPLYHDPSQSPQEMTIDPPLLDTPISVNGYMISLEHLVGGRAKKSFRRAAEENGINAVLDYPGPIIIDSGGFQGTGDPPEKVLELQSSFSPDIVIQKDTVGDAAQTISDAERTYELAGQYDFEVWYVVQGSSVEEYLDCATQLKEIGCEKFCLGNLVGRSFLRKTDEVSEIVEAVAEVVDGGNLHLLGVSNPGILQRISEKIDSFDSSSAIRNATMLREVYEWKNSGIEYHEKCDSRPQEFYCSCPVCDKFDVFTNEFELEKYTGARRRVRQLRAIHNAWVIDQLAKSVS from the coding sequence ATGGTAGAATACTTCATCGAATGGGCCCCCAATCCAGATCCCTTGTACCATGATCCTAGTCAGAGCCCTCAGGAGATGACGATTGACCCGCCACTGCTTGATACACCTATCTCTGTTAACGGGTATATGATATCACTCGAACACTTAGTCGGCGGAAGAGCGAAAAAGAGCTTCAGACGCGCAGCTGAAGAGAACGGGATCAACGCGGTCTTAGATTATCCAGGGCCAATTATCATCGATAGCGGTGGATTTCAGGGAACTGGTGACCCTCCAGAAAAGGTTCTGGAGCTACAGAGTTCCTTCTCGCCCGATATCGTAATCCAGAAAGATACCGTCGGCGATGCTGCTCAAACGATATCGGATGCCGAGCGAACCTATGAGTTAGCGGGACAGTACGACTTTGAGGTGTGGTATGTTGTACAGGGGTCTTCAGTCGAGGAGTATCTTGATTGTGCGACTCAACTGAAGGAGATCGGTTGCGAAAAATTCTGTCTCGGCAATCTCGTCGGTCGGTCTTTCTTACGGAAAACCGATGAAGTATCGGAGATCGTAGAAGCAGTAGCTGAGGTTGTAGACGGAGGGAATCTTCACTTACTTGGGGTATCGAATCCAGGTATTCTACAACGGATCTCCGAAAAAATCGATTCATTTGATTCCTCCTCAGCGATCCGCAACGCCACGATGCTCAGAGAAGTGTATGAATGGAAAAACAGTGGAATCGAATATCATGAAAAATGCGATTCTCGTCCTCAGGAGTTCTACTGCAGTTGTCCTGTCTGTGACAAATTCGACGTATTCACGAATGAATTCGAGCTCGAAAAGTACACTGGAGCAAGGCGTAGAGTTCGGCAGCTAAGAGCAATCCACAATGCGTGGGTGATAGACCAGTTGGCTAAATCGGTGTCTTGA
- a CDS encoding winged helix-turn-helix transcriptional regulator produces MPAPAEDGILRVLQGKGAILVLHLLAEEPEVGFNQLEESCRSEISHSTLSNRLNELEELNLIERRSSDERPPRTYYTLTEKGERAVELLNQIQNLDQ; encoded by the coding sequence ATGCCTGCACCAGCAGAGGACGGTATTCTCCGTGTCCTGCAAGGAAAGGGGGCAATCCTCGTCTTGCATCTTCTCGCGGAAGAGCCAGAAGTTGGATTCAACCAATTAGAGGAATCTTGCAGGAGTGAAATCAGCCATTCTACTCTATCAAACCGCCTAAATGAATTGGAAGAATTGAATTTAATCGAGCGTAGAAGTTCCGACGAAAGGCCCCCCCGGACGTATTATACCCTCACTGAGAAAGGAGAGCGCGCAGTCGAGTTATTGAACCAGATACAGAATCTGGATCAGTAG
- a CDS encoding branched-chain amino acid ABC transporter permease, translated as MAATQFVVNGLLVGALFAGIAVGFALIWGVVDIINLAHGEMVMLGGYTSYWTLTLITGNAEGSPLLFLATIPVAIGAMFVVGYALQRVLVSRVIGTDIFLTLLVTFGASIAIQQLALQAWSANPRAIQVSFANPSLTIAGIVVPKMKLVAFVGAIVLTAALYLFLQRTRTGRAIRAVSQNPEAAALVGIDVERTRAITFGVSSAIAGGIGAFVATILNIQPQMGLIYTLKSFVIVVFGGVGSIPGALVGGLLLGSVEELVAGFISTRWTLAVSFSLLIVLLVVKPKGLFGEGVSE; from the coding sequence ATGGCCGCGACTCAGTTCGTCGTCAACGGGCTGCTAGTCGGCGCGCTGTTCGCGGGGATAGCCGTCGGCTTCGCGCTCATCTGGGGCGTCGTCGACATCATCAACCTGGCCCACGGCGAGATGGTGATGCTCGGGGGATACACCTCCTACTGGACGCTGACGCTGATAACCGGCAACGCCGAGGGGTCGCCGCTGCTGTTTCTCGCGACCATCCCGGTCGCGATCGGCGCGATGTTCGTCGTCGGCTACGCGCTCCAGCGAGTGCTCGTCTCGCGAGTCATCGGCACGGACATCTTCCTGACGCTGCTGGTGACCTTCGGCGCGAGCATCGCCATCCAGCAGTTGGCGCTGCAGGCCTGGTCGGCCAATCCCCGCGCGATTCAGGTGTCCTTCGCGAACCCGTCGCTCACTATCGCCGGGATCGTCGTTCCGAAGATGAAGCTCGTGGCGTTCGTCGGCGCGATCGTCCTGACGGCCGCGCTCTACCTGTTTCTCCAGCGCACCCGCACCGGCCGGGCCATCCGAGCAGTCTCGCAGAATCCGGAGGCGGCCGCGCTGGTCGGCATCGACGTCGAGCGGACGCGAGCGATCACGTTCGGCGTCTCCTCGGCCATCGCCGGCGGCATCGGTGCGTTCGTCGCCACCATCCTCAACATCCAGCCGCAGATGGGGCTGATATACACGCTCAAGAGCTTCGTCATCGTGGTGTTCGGGGGCGTCGGTTCGATCCCCGGCGCGCTCGTCGGCGGCCTGCTGTTGGGGTCGGTCGAGGAGCTCGTCGCGGGGTTCATCTCCACGCGATGGACGCTCGCGGTGAGTTTCTCCCTGCTCATCGTCCTGCTGGTCGTCAAACCGAAGGGCCTGTTCGGTGAGGGGGTGAGCGAATGA
- a CDS encoding class I SAM-dependent methyltransferase produces MGVPSVRVAREDGEATRTRLAEADLVDDGYDITVEDGSLYIPVTDPAAVPDVFDVVEFDAPVREGQTMPADLLGFDPSYERIGDIVIVDEDDPERAREIADAIVASDLPVEGVLNRASKIKGETRVRDWEVLAGDTTEVVHREYGCTFALDLAEVYFSPRLATERHRVVERVAAGERAFDMFAGVGPFVIPFAKAGATCVGTDINETAIEYLHENAERNGVTDRVTAVCGDVREVATDYEGWADRVVMNLPHSADEFVETAVSLAGDDCTLHYYDIQSDDDLYGPGERAIRTAAEPEYEVTVETRRAVRSYAPGEQNVVLDVRLRR; encoded by the coding sequence ATGGGCGTTCCAAGCGTTCGCGTCGCCCGCGAGGACGGCGAGGCGACCCGCACGCGACTCGCCGAAGCCGACCTCGTCGACGACGGCTACGACATCACGGTCGAGGACGGGTCGCTGTACATCCCGGTCACGGACCCGGCGGCCGTCCCCGACGTGTTCGACGTCGTGGAGTTCGACGCGCCGGTCCGGGAGGGACAGACGATGCCCGCGGATCTCCTCGGCTTCGACCCGAGCTACGAGCGGATCGGCGACATCGTCATCGTCGACGAGGACGACCCGGAGCGCGCGAGGGAGATCGCCGACGCCATCGTCGCCTCCGACTTGCCCGTCGAGGGCGTGTTGAACCGGGCCTCGAAGATCAAAGGCGAGACGCGCGTCCGCGACTGGGAGGTGCTAGCCGGCGACACCACCGAGGTCGTCCATCGGGAGTACGGTTGCACGTTCGCACTCGACCTCGCCGAGGTCTACTTCTCACCGCGGCTCGCGACGGAACGCCACCGCGTCGTCGAACGGGTCGCGGCGGGCGAGCGGGCCTTCGACATGTTCGCGGGCGTCGGCCCGTTCGTGATCCCGTTCGCCAAGGCGGGCGCGACGTGCGTCGGGACGGACATCAACGAGACGGCTATCGAGTACCTCCACGAGAATGCCGAGCGAAACGGCGTCACCGACCGGGTAACCGCCGTCTGTGGCGACGTCCGCGAGGTGGCGACCGACTACGAGGGGTGGGCCGACCGAGTGGTGATGAACCTCCCGCACAGCGCCGACGAGTTCGTCGAGACGGCGGTCTCGCTGGCCGGGGACGACTGCACGCTCCACTACTATGACATCCAGTCGGACGACGACCTGTACGGTCCCGGCGAGCGAGCGATACGCACGGCCGCCGAACCCGAGTACGAGGTCACTGTCGAGACCCGACGAGCAGTTCGGTCATACGCGCCGGGCGAACAGAACGTGGTGCTGGACGTTCGATTGCGTCGTTGA